A segment of the Zingiber officinale cultivar Zhangliang chromosome 8B, Zo_v1.1, whole genome shotgun sequence genome:
TCGCCGGCAGCCGtcggattcctcccttgccaaGATCAGGTCTGTCTTCAAGGCGCTTCCTAGTATCTCCTACTACTCCGACCGGCTGATTCCTTTCAGTCGGCGTTTTCCGTCAGCAGATTCGTTGATTCTTGTTGGTGTTCGCTTCCTGCCGATTAATTCGAGCCAAATCAGGTTGCATATTGATTTCTCAGGATATATACTTCTTCGACGTTGGGTGAATTTCAGTGTTTCGTCCCTCTAGGTTTTCTCTTCGCTGTCGCCCTTTTCTTGTGTTTAGGGTTTCTTCGTGAATACCCGATTTTTAGGATTTCCTCGCGTTATGGCAGCTGGTCGGCATAGTGGGTTTAGAGATCTTGAGTTCTGGGACCGGGAGGCAGATGTAGAGCTATCGGGGAGGAAGGATTATTACCGGGATCGTTTACATGATGGCGGCCTCCGTGGGTACGAAGGACGGGGTGATCAAGATTTGCGTGATAGGATTGGGGTTGCGCAAAGAGGCACCAAGAATAAGGAAGTGATTAATGGCTCCCATCACACCCTCTATTCGAGCAATTCTAGTGAGGGAAGCAAGAACAGTCAGAAAATGAAACGTCACTCGGGGAAAGACGTGGACCGAGAGACTGGGGAGTTGTCCAGTGGAAGCGGATCAGATGATGCTCAAGCACCTATCTCGAAGATCCAGGAGAATGTGTCACAGAATCAGGACAATGAGAATTACTCGATGGATAGCAAGAAGCGCAAATTCTCTCCAATCATTTGGGATAGAGATGACACTAAGCGATCCACTGTTGCCACTTCTAGCAGTAAGAACACTAGGATTGACAATGATACCCTGCCTCCACCACCTCCACGGCCTCAGGGGTTTGTTCCGCCTTATTCTCTCGATGATGTTTTACCGTCTGCTAAGAGTTCGTCACCTTTTGATTCAGTTGCCCCTGTCGAGCCATCCCAATACTTTCTGGCAAGTACTAATCAGGAGGAAAATCTGGTGGATGATTTTGAAGATGAACCTATGCCAGCTCAGAGTATCTCTTTCTCCAGATGGGCAGATGGAAACAGTTCTTTCGATGATGGAGGTGAAAATTTCAAGGTGGACGTAGTGACTAAAAGGAAAAAGAGTAGCCCTTTGTCTGGTTCAGCAGGGCAGCATTTGCACAAGAAAATGGGTACACCTAAGTTAGTCGAGGTTAACATGGCAGAAATTTCTGGAGTGACTTTGGCTAAACTATCTGATTCAAGGGAACATGAAAACCATGATGGCGATGCTGAGTTGGGAATAAATGATGATATGGATGTTGACCATGTTGGGTCTAATGGAAGTTCTAGCAATCAAATTTCTGAAACAGACTCTGAAGATGAGGACCAGAAGTCTGAGACACCAGATCCAGCACAACCACCTATAAGATGTATAAATATGTTGCAGGGTTGTAGAAGTGTTGATGTGTTTGAAAGGCTTAATAAAATAGATGAAGGTACCTATGGGGTTGTCTACAGAGCAAAGGATAAAAAGACAGGGGAGATAGTGGCACTGAAAAAAGTCAAAATGGAAAAGGAGACTGAGGGTTTTCCTCTCACTGCACTTAGGGAGATAAATGTATTGTTATCTTTTCATCATCCTTCAGTTGTGGATGTTAAGGAAGTTGTTGTTGGTAGCAGTCTGGACAAAATTTTTATGGTTATGGAATACATGGAACATGATTTGAAGGCACTGATGGAGACCATGAAACAACCATTTAGTCAGAGTGAGGTAAAATGCTTGATGTTGCAGCTGTTTTCAGGTGTCAATTACCTTCATGACAACTGGGTACTCCATAGGTAGTCCCATGTTTCCactttttttgtgttttttttttccttattgcGTTTATCTTCCTCTTTATatactctttttgatgtatgaattATTCTTCCTTTTAGGGATTTGAAGACATCAAATCTTCTTTTAAACAATCGTGGAGAATTAAAGATATGTGACTTTGGTTTGGCTCGCCAATATGGAAGTCCTTTGAAACCTTACAGTCCATTGGTGGTCACATTATGGTACAGGTATGTAGTGTTTTGATACCCTGTTCATCATGTGTACTGGTGTGTTTTATGATTTCGTATTCTTTCTTTAGGAATCTGTGGCACCATTGCTTTTAGATTGTGTTTTTTGACATCCTAACATCCTTGATCTTTTGTGATGATATAGGGCACCTGAACTTCTACTAGGGGCCAAGGAGTATTCCACTGCTATTGACATGTGGTCTTTAGGGTGTATAATGGCAGAGCTTCTAGCAAAGGAACCATTATTTAATGGGAAATCTGAACATGATCAACTTGACAAGGTTTATttctaaaacaattttctctGCTCTTAGTTTTATGTTTCTTTGAAGGGGAACCTTGGCACAACAGTAAAGTTGTTGCCGTTTGGAGGTCACGAGTTCAAGTCTCGGAAACAACCTCTTTCAAAGTAGGGTAAGACTGCATACAATAGACCCTTCCCGTTGATCCCACATTGGTGGGAGCTTTGTGCATCGAGTTGTcctttagttttatttttctttatctcCTCTAATGTATTTGTCTTGCAGATATTTAGGACACTTGGTACTCCGAATGAAAAGATATGGCCTGGAATTGCTAAACTACCTGGTGCTAAAGTTAATTTTGTCAAGCAACCGTAAGTATTAACTGTCTAATTCCTCTTTTGTTTGGTTGACCTGCAAATTTTTTTGTTTGGCTTGCTTCATTCTTATTAACACCATCCTTTTCCAGGCCTCAAGCTATGGTTGATCATGCCTAAGCTTTATGGCTTGCTTTGGTGGCTCTAGCACTTAGGTGAAGTGTTCTTGATTATTTTAGTTTGTTTAGTGAATTGTTTCCTTTTTCAGGTACAACAAGCTACGAGAAAAGTTTCCTCCCACATCCTTTTTCGGACGTCCAACCCTTTCTGAAGCTGGATTTGACTTGCTAAACAGACTTTTGACATATGACCCTGAGAAGGTAAATACTGAAACAAATTTTATTGAGAAAGTTCCATTCTCTATTTGTACTATTTTTCTGTTTGCAATATTGATTAGTTTGCTGTGAATGTAGCGAATAACTGCTGAAGCTGCTCAAAATCATCCCTGGTTCCAGGAGGTTCCTTTGCCCAAGTCAAAAGATTTTATGCCTACTTTTCCTGCTCAACATGCTCAAGATCGGTATGTAAAGAAGTTTAACAAAATTAAGATCAAGTCCCTATGATTTCGATATGCAACTGACTATGATCGTCATCTTATTTAATATTCAGACGACAAAGAAGAATAATGAAGAGCCCAGATCCACTTGCAGAACAGCGGAAGAAAGAACTGCAGCTAGGTGACCTCGGCCTTTCTACCCTATTTGGTTAGACAACAGATGCAAAACACTGCACAAGGTTGCTTTGGTCAGAGAATACCTAAACGACACTTTATTCAGTAACTTCCTTGGTGAGAAATTCACGTGACATTGTGTAACTTTGTTAGTGTCAGACAACAATTGATGATGCTGTTTAGCAGGTACTTGATACTGGATATTATTTCCTATTCTCATGAAAACAGTAGCCATGTCGGCTTTTCTTTTGCGGCCGCAACTATAAAGTGCATCTTTAAAGGGTAGGCTATTTAATTTTATACAGGATGATCAATTCCCTATGAGACATGTATATGCAACATTTGTCTGGAAAATTGTAAGCGTTGCTTCTTGAGATTGGATTAGTATCAAACAGTTATTGATATTGACCATGTTTGATTCTGttactttttgattttttttttcgtaCTGTGTTTGCAAGAGTTGATCAGTTGATGCGGTGGGTCATTGTTATACCTGGTGTCAAGCACTCAATAGCTTTCTACTCAAAAGGTAATTCATTGTCAACTGATGTTTAAGATCAGGAGAAGAATCACATTTCCATCATTTTCTGAGTATATCGCTGACAAACTACTTTactgtatatatttttaagatttggTACTTCAGAgaattttctctttttatttgtTTCTCACACACTTGTTTTAGGTGATTATGTAAGCTCATCATCTACCATGTCATTGATTATTTTGTGTATTTTGTAATATATGGATAGTTGGTGTTTTTGGAATTTGATAAAAATGCTTATTGAATAGTTGATGATCAGCTAACCTGTCCTAGCTGCTAACGGCAATAAGATCGGGGTTAGTGATACTAGACTCTAGTAGAAATGATTCTTTAAGAAAATCTGCACCTTATGGATACCTTATGTTTTTAACCTAAAAACTAAATTTTTGTAATAACTTGCATGGTTAATGACTTCCTCTTCCTTGAATAAATGTGTTATGCTTATCTCATTAAAGCACTTGACCAATTCACATGTTTAATATTCTTAAAAGCATATCATGACTATTTTTTGTTATATCATAATTTGAACCTTAAATTGAAATTGCCATCTGCCTCAGGAAGATGAATGTTTGCCCATAGTTCTCCATTTCAATTCCCTTAAGCTGTCCGTGAAACCAAATTAATCCATCCTTGATGGCTATTGCTAGACATCCGAGGATAGATTTGTCACACAAACCTGCACCCAACACCCTAAGCAAGCATCACAATATCTTATAACAACGTTCCAGAAGCATTGGAGTAGTCATTCCTTAGTTTGATCCATCCTACCTCTGGCTGATACCAACTTATTTTTGGTGTATTATCAAGGATGACTCCTCAGATTACATGTGCTTTTGGTATACTTGGTAGTCATATTAAGAATTTTGTTGCAGGTTGCATGTTCCCTTTCTAGGATGCCCAACAATTTCTTGTGCATCTTGCTTTCAAATTAATACGTCAAGCCATTGCAATTAAAAGAGTTTATGTTAGGATGGATTAGTCTAGCTTGTTTCCATTGTTGGAAGAATTCAAATTGCACATGTTGCCATGTATGGAACTTCTTTTTCCATGATGCTTTGGTTACTTGACTGTATCAACTCATTATCCGACTTGCACAACCATTTGACACACAAGATCACAATGCTTAGCCGCATAAAATGTGAATGAGTGGATACTTTGGGAGCTTGACTTCTATAAAACAACTCGCACTACAATGCCAAGATCACTGGTGTCACCTTAGCCAAGTGTCTGACCATCATACTGTCCATTCTCTAACATTGCATTTTCACCTCAGCAACATCTTTAAAGATGCTGGTTTTTAGTCACTTGTTACAATTTTGTATTAGTTCGGTTGTTGCTTTACCATGCTGGAGAAAGACTGTCTGAAAATTGGGGGTTCCAGCCGGCTGCATCAGGTTCTTCTTACTCTTAACATTAGCTTACAGGATGAAGTGAGACGGTAAGCGACGGCTGCGTGGGATCTCACCTCAATTATGTCAATGCATCACAGCATCAGGCTCAGTTAATTAttggtatatttttatattcaaTTGCACAGATGTCCTGAGGTCGTTGCTTGTCTTGTAATGTATGTACTGTGATCTCGATATAGATACTTTTCGTAGTCGTGTAGGTTGTTTTAATCttcattattatttattttgccttTTAGTTATGCCAGTTTTTTGGTATTTTAATTAGGTTAACTTAATCTCGCATGCATTCACTGAGGTGGTTGCAATTTTGTGTGTATGATTCAAACGTAAAGTAGGTTCTGTAATTTAAATGTAGAGATGGAGTTCGAAAGGCTAAACATGGATagtcttataaaaaaaatagggcAAGCAGTTGATCATGGTGCTGACCTAATAGTTGTCGCCCATGAATTATTTAATGTCAAATTGAGCCAAATTGAGCCAACTTCACAGGAAGCTTGAAGGGTTTTATGGTGGTCTcttcggggcggtgcgatggttaagacatggggtgttgtcacatgaggtcttgggatcgaaattcggcgtgaccgagcataactttccccatgtcttggtcattagcactaatggctagtagtcactcgtgatttacttcctctgtGTTGGTCTAAGaacgggttgacgggggcgctgagggcgagcgaatcgccttttgccacattgaAGGGTTTTATggtagtcattattccaaaggtaaATAGtggtccgtgatttatctcctccgtttTGATCTTGGGACAGGTTAGCGGGGACGCTGGagacgagcgtattcgtcttttttgTCATAATTGAAGGGTTTTATGGTGGGCGTCTGGGTTGATTGCTGCgcgtgcttcccgatttatcctggtggtcGGTGGAAAATTTTTGTGGGGTCGGGTCGGTCAccccagggatagtcaatgaggttaactgggattatcattttttttttgaagggCTTTATGGCGTCCCTTTggatgagtctagtggctagcgcatgaggtgttgtcgtcatgaggtttggggttcaaatctcgataaagtcgagataaatgtctctcttatgtgttagtcactattccaaagactagtagccgtccgtgatttacctcatccgtgttggccctggaatGTTGGGGGCGAGCGTGTTTACCTTTTGTCACCTTGAAGGATTTTATGGTTTGTATCATCCTCTCTTTTTGTTTCCGAGTAGGAATGGGTTGGTTAGTATGGAATAGAATTACTATCATAGGATAAGAGTTCAAATCACGGTAAAatcgagagaaaaaaaaaatcctttatgCGCtggttaattataattttttttatttttcttttcacaaAATGGTCATAGGACCTATCGTATGAAGTTGCTGGATGACAGATTTAAATATCGTGATGTTGAGCCGCTTAATTCCTACCAATCTGACTCATTCTTAGATTTAGTTTGTCCACCAACCTTGCTCATGCTCTAGACTTAGTTTACCCTAGTGGATGGATATGAAAGGCTAAGAGAAGAATAGAAAACGGAGAAAGGTGAGAAAAGAGGAAAACAGTTGTTTACCAAACCAATGAAAGATGTAATAATTAAGCCATaaggccttttttttttttttttttttttttttttttttttttgggtttgaTCAAATTTATCTCCACGGGAGTCCAATTGAATAgaggatgataaatttattataataaaatatgaatcaaTTTTTGATGAGCATGTgttcttaggatttttttttttttaatctctagTCATTTGACAAACGATTATAAATTGAttctatgatttatttttttttacataatttgGGAATGAAATATGAGAGACGTTGGTAATGATTGTAATCAACTGTTGCTAccatttatttaataaattcaactTGTTTTtgatactaaacgacctccattCAACCTTGTTTAATCCCAGTCCTCTCACAACCTCGATCCACCTTATCAATGATTTTCCTCATCCaattatgataaatttataagaattttttctctaaatgggaCACGCAACTAAAGGAATCATCTTGTACTACCCATTACGAGCACTTTCTAATTTATCTGATagtcgatgaaaaattttcataaaatcaTATTCATCATCCCAGACTCAATATTATTCAACCTCAATATTATTCaacctgattaattattttttttcctcatcAAGCATTAGTTGACAATTAACTTTGCTAGCATGCCCAATTGACTTTAACAACATGTAACATGCCGTGAATCAACCCCAATCAATTTTGCCATGTGTTTGCTCGTTACTTGATCAATCTCGTTGATCTTGCTAATCGGtgcaaagaggagattttatcttgACACGTTTCCAAATTATAGCACAAGTAATTTGGAGATAGATAGGACAATCAAATAATCAAAAGATGCctctaaattttacaaaaaaatcatttttatttttatttatcaaaaggGGTCGTATTCCACCGGCCCTTCGTAAGATAATATAGCTACCATCAAATATACTATTTAGTATTATTATCTTTGATTATATATATTAAATcctgaattaatttaaaatattattgtaACTCTAATACATatttaatcttttaaaaatattcatagtgtaacaattatgattttataattattataatacagATTCAAATATATTCATTTATCATTCATGTTGCAGCAATTGTTACAACACAGATTCAATCTATTCACTTAACATTCATATTATAACagttatgaaattataattattataatatttataataattataattttataattgttataatatatcTAATTGTGATAAAAGCCATTGTTTCATTTTACAAGGACTCGGAGGATGGAAtactttattaataaaaaataaaaaagaaatgcaaAACAGGAGCGCTttgttttttattgtttttttgcccaaaatcatatCAGCAAAAGAGATTTTGAGGCCTCCAACATTAGAATTATTAGTGTTAATTTTTATCTTAATTTGCACTAATGGGATTATTTGACTGTATTAAATCATGAATTCAGTCTAGAGCAATCATTCCTCTTAAGCTATTTCCTTGAGAGTGAGCTCCATGTGCACGCATTGAAAGCTATCATGATTTCCATGAACTAATTTCGATATTCTCTTTGGATGACCCGACATCTCAAGATTAGGGTCCTGTCCTGATACAGACAACCAATAAACAGTGAGCAGTATCTATTAAATAATTTACATACAAGCTGAGTTTACAAATGCTCAAGGACCATTGCTGTCTGCATTGAAAGATCAATAGGCATCATACTGTAATAACCAAGCATATAAAAACACAATAAACAAATTTCAAACCAAACTCAATGCATGATACAACTACCACTCTCCTCTATATGGAAAAGAAGCGgaagaaaaataagaagaaaggGCCCCAACTCACCCTACTTTATCTTTTTAATCTAACTGTATACCTGGATCTGGAGCTGGAAATGGAATATATGACATAATACAGCTTTCAAGCCATCAGTTCTACCATAATCAGACCCAACCACCATCCCTCCTTGACACACCCCTCTTGCCCCACAGGAGAAGTGGACTACCAACaacaacaaatttaaagaaaaaaaaccccaccacaaaaaaaaaaacaaaaactggGCCCAGGAAGCCATTAGTAGACTGCTTCTACGCAGTCTACGCAGCCACCAAAATATGGTACCAGGAGCCCATTTTCACCTGGTACGAGTATCACTAACTCGCGTCCGAGCTCATTGTTTATGGCCATCACAAGCAAATTTGAAACCTTCAACTCCAGTTTATAGCCTTCATCTGTTAGAAACATAATTTCAAGTGAATTAGTAACTAGAAATGCTTTTTGAAGCTGTTGTTGTTAAATTTGACAAAATCAGAAAGAAATATAACTTCTTTCCTATATTATGGGTGTACATATCCATCCAGATGTTTTCTTGCAATTAACACTTTTTATACATTCCTCTCAAGATGAATAAGATGAAGACAAAAAATCAAAAATCATATTCAGTGTCTAGAATGGCCATTGATTGTTATGCAGGGGACAAAAAACATACATGATGTTTAACAGCTAGCAAATGAGGAACACGACAACAAAGGGGGTTCATTCCCGTTAATAATAATGTGCAATTAAAAGGTATAAGCATTATTGACATTACCTTCAATTTGGGCATGTTATGTTGACAACAAAGCAAGAGCATTAGATGAGTTTGTTGTTCGAAGTTCCACATTCCGCAGATCACGAAGATTTTCTAAAATCTCTTGAAGAAGATGAATTCCTTTGTCTCCTTTATTCAAGGAATTGATACAGTGCTTTACAAACTCTCTATCACCCTGAAGAGCATCTAGCCTCTCATAAAGGTAGTCGACCTCTTCCATGATTGCTAGCTTCTGTCGATCTTCTACACGATGAGAAAGTGCTTCAGGAGCCGCATCAATTGCATCATCTACATGTCCATCATTCACtgcatcaaaaagaggaagaagcctcttccCTTTACTACCCATACTCTTTGGTTCACCATTCTGCTTCCTGTCTTCTGAATTGTCTGAAAAACCATTCTCATAATCATGTAGGACACCATCAATATGATGCCCCATTGATTCTGAATCTTGAGGGTCTTCATCTTCCATTGTAATAAGCTTCCTCTCCAACTCCTTAAGTTGCTCAAGAATGGACAGTCTCTCTTCCTCAAAATCAGCCAATGATTCCTTAAGAGCATTTAGGTGCATTTTGGTGGCTTGGTCTGTCCCTGAACTTAATACGTCACCAGCAGGAGTATTTTGATGGTTTCCTTCAGAGTTATCTGCAAACTCATCCTTCTCATGGGATTCAATCGAGAAGTCAGCAATTATGTCTTCAGCACTTGAAGAAGCAGAAGGTGTTTCATGCCTTCCAATCACCTTATTGGATCCCATCTGTCTCCTCTCCTTCGTTTCATAATGCAGCAGTTTCTTTCTATACATTTCAAGCTCCTTCTCCAACTCTTGGTTTTCCTTCTCCCTCTTGACCATCAGCTCATTCAGAAGCTGCAAAGCTTCCTGGTCATACTCTGATTGTTCATCCATCATCCGCTGATATTGCAATGCTTCCATTTGCATAGCAGCTTTCTCTTCTTGAAGCCTGGTTATCATAGCCATAGTTTGGTTAGCAGCAATGGCTGCAGCACTTCTCTCTTCCTCAAGTTCCGCATACAATGCAGTCAGGGCCTTTCGTTCTGCTTGTAGAGAAGCTTTAAGCTGATCCATAGTCATCGTATCACAGCCTTCAAACTCACTGGCAACACTTCCATCCAGGGACTCTGTCCCAGATTCTCTTTTACCAATCAGGAACCTCCTACTCATATATTGAACACCATCAGAGTAAGTCGGTGTCTCAGGAGTTCTATCCTCTTCAATTTCATTGTTTTCCAAAAATTCAGATATATGGTTTGTGTTCTCATTTGCTGCAGTTTCTTTGACAAACAGATGGAATATAATTAGGCACTTTAAGCATACAGATTCATATATATTTTTCGAAAAAATGTGAATATCTAGAACATCAAACCAAAAGAATGATCTAAAAGCGTTACCTTGGTCCATGGTAGTCTTTTCATCATTCTCCACTGAGTCTTGATCTTGTGTGCTTTCTGAAACCAATGTTGGCTTGTAAGTGAGGGTACTTTCAATGTGTTCCTTGTCACAAATCTCACTTCCTATTGATATATCAGAATTAGTATCTGCACCAGTACATATAATGCCTTCTCAGCTTACACCCATCAGAAAAATCTAACTTGATAGATAAAAGTGAGAGATCCATATTTATTGAAACCAATAAAACTGAATAAGAAACTTTACAAAATTGATAAAAGTTGCTTTCTTTAGAATGACTATGCTACCTTTTGTTCCAGAAAGATCTTCCTCACTAGGTCCTTCAAGTGTAACAACTGATGTTGCCTGTGGAGCAATGACTTGTTGATCAGAAAGGAGCACTGAAGGATGAGGAACTGCAGAATTATGGACCAGTATATCATCTGTTTCAGTTGTCAGGCCTTCAGTCATGGAACATTCTTTCTCTTCAACAGTTTCATCCATTTTTTTGGATGCTACTAATGCGTTCTCCTCCTCTGGAATGCCATGTTGTTGAGCTCTTTGTACCTCAGAAGAACCCAATTCCTTCTCTACAATGCTGTGAATAATAGACCCTGCCGCTTGCTTCACTTCGTCGAGTTCACAAACCAATACAGTCGGAATCTCTGTCATAGAGTCAATCAGTTCAATCGGGACCAATCGATCCTCCATGGCACATATGTGACCCGGAATGGAAGTGAGGACTTGAATGGATGCGTCCTCCACCAAATGACAGGCTTCAAGGATAAGAgaaaattcttcttcttcctccacgaTAGCAGCAGTGGCGTGCTCCCCGTCCTCATCCTCCTtcttttcctcctcttcttctcctggaAATATTTCAGCTTGGCCGGAATCAACTACTTCCTCCAACTTTTCCTCGCCCAAGGCGATGTCTTTCTCAAGGGCATTTGGACCATCGACTTCCAAATGGTCGACCATGTTCCCCGCCTGCTCATACTCCATTAGTCCCCAAGACTGCTTGGAGACGAAGTAGGGAGAAAAGAACCCACTCTCCAGGACGACACCACAACACGAGCATCGCAGATCCTTCTCCCCCTCCTCGCTCCTCTTCATCCACGCCATCAAGGCCGGCGCGCCGGCCGGCCTCGACGACGTCGGGCAGCAATCCTCGCACATCTCCCCGACCTCCGCCAGCCTCCGGTGACGATCGCAGTACCCTAACCCGGAAACCTCAGCGGCATGGTCCGGGCACACTAGGTCGCGGCAGGCGCTCCCCTGCCTCCAGCGGCGCCCGTCGTCCGCACTCTCGAAGAGATGGTCCACCCGCGAACAGAAGACGCAGGGGGGCTGGAGACCGAAGTAGGCGGCGAATCGTCCGATGAGATAGGCAAATAGGCCGTTGATGAGGAGAAGCGCGATCAGCGTCCATTCCAGAACGGCGTACACCAGTATGACCGCCAGCTTATGAGTGTTTCGGGGAAAGGAAGCCGCAAACTTGTTAGCCGCCATGGATGTGTAGATCTATCTCCCGGCCTCTCACTCTCTTACACTGCGCGATGCTTCGGTGTGGTTGTGCACATCAAAAGCTCGCTTCGACACACTGCGCCATACGCCGAGGAGAAGCCGAACAAGAGAACAGAGGAGGAAGAGATCGACGGGATAAGAAGCAAACCTGCGTGAATTCTTCAAGTCggcgagaaggaggaggagggggaagACGAAGGTAAAGAAAAAGCAAGAAGAAGGGATCAAAAAGGCGGAAGGGTCGAATAAGTTGTATTATTTACAAATTGACTCCTGTTTTATAAACTAATTGCAAACTTACACGACCGTGTATTTGAACATTACTTTAAACGGAAGGAGTAATTAGTATTTAGATACCAGAAAAGGTATAAATTagtaaaaaaacaaattaaaagagcattttttttattatcgcGTACGTTAAAAAattgttctatttattttaaaaaatactaaaaatggTATTTActctaatttctattttttttaaaaaaaatactaaa
Coding sequences within it:
- the LOC122014975 gene encoding myosin-binding protein 3-like isoform X1, which encodes MAANKFAASFPRNTHKLAVILVYAVLEWTLIALLLINGLFAYLIGRFAAYFGLQPPCVFCSRVDHLFESADDGRRWRQGSACRDLVCPDHAAEVSGLGYCDRHRRLAEVGEMCEDCCPTSSRPAGAPALMAWMKRSEEGEKDLRCSCCGVVLESGFFSPYFVSKQSWGLMEYEQAGNMVDHLEVDGPNALEKDIALGEEKLEEVVDSGQAEIFPGEEEEEKKEDEDGEHATAAIVEEEEEFSLILEACHLVEDASIQVLTSIPGHICAMEDRLVPIELIDSMTEIPTVLVCELDEVKQAAGSIIHSIVEKELGSSEVQRAQQHGIPEEENALVASKKMDETVEEKECSMTEGLTTETDDILVHNSAVPHPSVLLSDQQVIAPQATSVVTLEGPSEEDLSGTKDTNSDISIGSEICDKEHIESTLTYKPTLVSESTQDQDSVENDEKTTMDQETAANENTNHISEFLENNEIEEDRTPETPTYSDGVQYMSRRFLIGKRESGTESLDGSVASEFEGCDTMTMDQLKASLQAERKALTALYAELEEERSAAAIAANQTMAMITRLQEEKAAMQMEALQYQRMMDEQSEYDQEALQLLNELMVKREKENQELEKELEMYRKKLLHYETKERRQMGSNKVIGRHETPSASSSAEDIIADFSIESHEKDEFADNSEGNHQNTPAGDVLSSGTDQATKMHLNALKESLADFEEERLSILEQLKELERKLITMEDEDPQDSESMGHHIDGVLHDYENGFSDNSEDRKQNGEPKSMGSKGKRLLPLFDAVNDGHVDDAIDAAPEALSHRVEDRQKLAIMEEVDYLYERLDALQGDREFVKHCINSLNKGDKGIHLLQEILENLRDLRNVELRTTNSSNALALLST